In one window of Ferrimicrobium sp. DNA:
- a CDS encoding DsrE family protein, with protein sequence MVKIAFWITAGPDQVDKAMSGLRLAQRLRANRGQDVRVYLFGPGVALGESSIPAVLEVLSDLQESEVPVQACPANVTQMGLDEKVLTGRGIALEPAGNIMIELVESGYQIIGV encoded by the coding sequence ATGGTAAAAATAGCATTTTGGATCACCGCTGGACCAGATCAAGTTGACAAAGCGATGTCCGGACTTCGACTCGCTCAACGACTGCGAGCCAATCGTGGCCAGGACGTTCGCGTCTATCTTTTCGGTCCCGGCGTCGCGCTCGGAGAATCTTCGATCCCCGCTGTGCTCGAGGTTCTGAGTGATCTACAGGAGTCAGAGGTACCAGTACAGGCCTGCCCTGCCAACGTCACCCAGATGGGCCTCGACGAAAAAGTCCTCACTGGCCGAGGGATTGCTCTGGAGCCGGCAGGCAATATTATGATCGAACTGGTTGAGAGCGGCTACCAGATCATTGGCGTCTAG